GGTCCGCATCGAGCGCTGCCGCCCATTCGGTCGTCGCCACGACCTGCCCCTGAGCAGCGCGTCGCACCGACGCGGTGATGACCTCGAGCGAGTCCGACTTGGCGATCATCCCCGAGGCACCCGCACGCACCGCCTCGCGGAGCCGTTGCGACTCGTCCCCCGAGGTGTACGCGAGGATGCTCGCCGCGAGGCACTGGAGCGTCCGGATGTTCTCCGCCGGGGTCGAACCATCGGAGAGGGCGAGGTCGAGCAGGACCACATCGAGCCTCCGTGCACGGCGCGCGACCTCGTTCGCGGTCGCACCGCTGGCTGCGACACGGATGCCGCCGCTGCGGTTGAGGATGGTCACGATCCCGAACAGCATCGCGGGATGATCTTCAACGATTCCGACGAGGACGGGCATGTGGGACTCCTGCCGTGGGCGCTCCCTTGCGATGAGCATACAACTGCGCATCGGTGCACCGGGGGCGATACTCCGGACGCACGAGACCCGTCCGCGCGGATGGTGCCGCGGACGGGTCTCGGTGTCGTTACGAGAGTCGGGTCAGCTCAGACCGGAGTACGCGTGCAGGCCCTTGAAGAACACATTCACGATCGTGAAGTTGAAGATCACGGCGGAGAAGCCCACGATCGCCAGCCACGCCGAAGGGTTGCCGCGCCAGCCGCGGGTCGCACGGGCGTGGATGTAGCCGGCATAGAGGACCCAGATCACGAACGTCCAGGTCTCCTTCACGTCGAAGCCCCAGAAACGGCTCCAGGCGTAGTACGCCCAGATCGAACCGGCGATGAGGGTGAAGGTCCAGAGGATGAAGCCGATGATCGTGAACATGTACGCCAGGCTCTCCAGGCGTACCGCGTTGGGGAAGGTCCGGAGGAAGCCGGGACCGGTCTTCGTGGCACCTTCGCCGACGAGTCTCTCACGACGCGACTGCATGAGCTGGATCACCGAGAGCGCGAACGCGAGGGCGAAGAAGGCCGTCGCGAGAGAGGCCACGAACACGTGGATGACGAGCCACACGCTCTTCAGCGGGTCCATCAACGGAGAGACATCGACGTAGAAGTTCGTCGCCCCCAGGCCGAGCAGCACGACGACGAGTCCTGTGATGAAAGTGCCGAGGAACCGCAGGTCGATGCGGGTGAGCACCACGAGGTACACCGCGATGATGAGCAACGTGCCCATCATCGCGAATTCGTACAGGTTCGCCCACGGCACGCGCCCCGCCGCGATGCCGCGGGTGACGGTGGCGGCGAGCTGAAAGAGGAATCCGAGCACCGTCAGCGAGGTGCCGATCCGCGCCATCACGAATCGCTGCGGGGCGGCGACCGCACCGGAGGCCTCGCCGGATGCCGGGACGCTCCCCCCAGAGGCTCCGACGAGCACCTGCTCGCGGACGGTGAGCGCGTCGGCCGTCGCCTGCGAGCGCCGCGCGAGATCGAAGGCGTAGGCCACGAAGGCCGCCGCGTAGATCGCGATCGCCGTCCAGAGCAGGACCGGCGAGATCACGTTGAGCTCGAGCATGGTGTCAGTCTACTTTCCGGGTTTCGGGCGCCGGGGTCTCCGGCTCGGCGGACTCGTCCGCGGTGTCATCGATCGGGGAGCGCGCCGTGGTTCCTCCGGCCGCGTCGAGCAGTCGGGTGTGCCCTGCGACGAGGTCGTCCACGGCGGCAGCGAGAGTCGGGTCCTCGCCACGGGCGAGTGCGGCGTACTCCAGAGCGATCTCGCCGTCGCGTGCGGTGGCCTTGACCCAGACGCGTCGACGGGGCACGAACAGGGCGATCATGAGACCGCCGAGGGCGAGCAGCGCGAAGCCGAGGACCCAGACGCCGGACTCGTCACGGTGGATCTGCAGCGAGGCGAAGCGCTTCACCGACTGCGAGGCGTCCGTCGCACCTGCGGGAGAGTCGTCCTCGAAGGTGACCGAACCGAGGCCGTTCGGCAGCTGCGCGGTCTGTCCGGGGGTGAGTTCGATCGACTCGACGTCCGTGGTGCGGCCGGTGAGCTTGGTCATCCCCGTGGTGTCGAGCACGTAGACCGAGCGCGGCACGCCCTCGTTGATGCCCAAGTCGCCGGTGTACACGTCGAGCGTCAGCGTCGGGTTGGTGAGGTCGCCGTACGCGGAGAAGAACGCACCGGTGTCGAGCACGCCGGTCGTCGGATAGAAGAACCCGACCAGGCCGACCTGCTCGGCGAGTCCGTCCGGCACCTTGAGAACTCCGAGGGAGGTCATGCTGGTGTCCTGCGGGAGGAAGGGCGTGCTGCCCGTGAAGACGACCTTGCCCTCGGGATCACGCACGGTCACGGTCGGCGCGTAGCCGTTGCCGAGCAGGAACACGTCGTCGTCGGCGACCGCGAGCGGCTCGTTCACCTTGACCGCGCCGGTGCGCTCCTCACCGTTCTCCTGCACGGTCACGTTCGCCGAGAAGTCGCCCGCCTGCCCGGAACCCGGCTCGCCGAACGGCTGATACGTCACGTCGAACGAGTCGAGGCGCATCGAGTACGGAGCGAACGCATCGTCGCCCACGAACCGACCGCGGTTCATCGAGTCGTAGTCGAGGAGCGTGTTCGCGAAAGTCTCGCCCTCGACGAGCACGCGCTGACCTGTGTACGAGAACCCGCCGCCGATGCCGACCGTGACGAGCACGCCCACGAGCGCGAGGTGGAACAGGAGGTTGCCGGTCTCACGCCAGTATCCGCGCTCCGCGGAGACCGAGAACGTGCGGCCCCGGTCGTAGCGTTCGACCCGATAGCCGAGTGCCTTGAGCTGTCTCGTCGCGACCTCGATCGATGCGGCGGCCTCGGCATCGGCATCACCGGTCTTCGTCCCGGAGTCCGCAGAGGGGTCTCGCGTCACCGCACGGTAGTCCTCGAGGCGCTGCAGCCGTGCGGGAGTGCGCGGCGGACGTGCGCGGAGCGCCTTCGCATGGTGCTTGATGCGCGGGATCACACAGCCGACGAGCGAAGCGAACAGCAGCAGGTAGATCGCCGAGAACCACGGCGACAGGTACACGTCGAACATCTTGAGTCCGTCGAGCACCGGGAACAGGTCGGGGTTGTCGCGCTCCCACTGCGTGACGCCGTTCGGGTCGGCCATCCGCTGCGGGAAGATCGAGCCGGGGATCGCCGCGATCGCGAGCACGAGCAGCAGGATGAGAGCTGTGCGCATCGAGGTCAGCTGTCGCCACCCCCACCGCAGCCAACCCACGAACCCGAGCCGCGGCTGGGTGATCGTGTCGTCGCCGTCGACGTGGTCGGACGGGCGGAGCGGGTCGCTGGAGTCGCTGTTCACGGCACCCTTGTTCTCGGTCATGGTGTTCTCTGTGCGGGGGTTCTTCTCGGGGCTGGTGGATTTCGCGGCGCGATCAGAGCGGGAGGATGACACTGCCGATCACCGCCATCAGCCGGGACATGATCTCGGTCCACAGGCCGGTGGCCATCAGGACGCCGAGGACGATCAGCATCACTCCGCCGATGACGTTCACCGTGCGGATGTGACGACGGAGGAAGCCGACCGCCTTCGTCGCCCACCCGAACCCGAGCGCGACGAGGAGGAACGGGATGCCGAGTCCGAGCGAGTAGGCGAGGCCCAGGAAGCCCGCACGCACCGGATCTCCGGCATTGAAGGAGAGGGCGATGATGGCGGCGAGCGTCGGCCCCATGCACGGGGCCCAGCCGATGCCGAGGGCGATACCGAGCAGCGGGGCTCCGACGATGCCGGCCCGCGAGTCGACATGGAAGCGGAACTCCTTCTGCGCGAACCCGAACAGGCCCAGGAAAACCAATCCCATCCCGATGATGACCACGCCCAGGATGCGGGTGATCAGGTCACCCCACTGCAGGAGGAAGACACCGACCGTTCCACCGAGCACCGTGTAGGCGATGAAGACGATCGTGAAGCCGAGGATGAACAGCAGCACGCCCATCACGAGACGACCGCGGGTCGCCGTCGCCTGGGTCGTCGTCTGCGCCTCCGCACCGGCGACCGTGGAGGACCGGGGCGCGACCGCACCGCCCAGGAACCCGAGGTAACCGGGGACCAGCGGGAGGACGCACGGGGACAGGAACGAGACGAGTCCCGCGAGCATCGCGACCGGAATCGCGAGCCAGAGGGCTCCGGAGCCGATGATCGCGTCGGGGTTCACAACGCTCCCGAGGTACTCACGAGTCCTCCGCGAGCGCGTCCTTGACCAGCGTGGAGAGGATCGACGGGCCGTCGATCGGACCGATGATCTTGGCGGCGACACGACCCTGCTTGTCGAGGACGAGTGTGGTGGGTGTGGCCGCGATCGGCACGACCTTGGCGAACGCCAACTTGGCCTCAGCGGTGTCGACGTCGATCAGACTCGGGTAGGTGATGCCGTACTCCTCGGCGAACGCGACGGCGGTGTCGGCCTGATCGCGGGTGTTGATGCCCACGAACGACACATCCTCGTCGGCGAACTTCTGCCACACGGCCTCCAGGTCGGCGGCTTCGAGGCGGCACGGCGCGCAGCCGGCGTACCAGAAGTTGACCACCGTGACCTGTCCGGCGACGTCTGCGCTGTCGAACTTCTCGCCGGTCTCGGTGACACCGCCGAACTCCACGGGTTCGCCACGGTCGGCGGCGGGGATCTCGACGATCGCACCATCGGCCGCGACATAGCCGGTGTTCTCGCCGTTCAGGAACGATTCACTCACCGGATCGGGAGCGCACGCGCTCAGACCGATGGCGAGCACCGCAGCGAGCGCGGCACCGACCGCACGACGCGAGCGCCGGGTGCGGGAGGAGCGGCCGCTGCGGATCGGACGGACCGTCGAATCGCTTGGCACGACTCCGAGTTTACGCAGAGCTTCCTATGCGCGAGATGGAAACGGAGGCGTCTGACGAAGCCTCAGAACCGCGCCAGGACGTCGTCCACGCCGGCTCGGAAACGAGGGCACGTGGCGATGTCGTGCGCGCGACAGCCCATCGCGTGCTCGGTCATCTCCCGCGAACGGCGCATCTCCTCCATGCGCCGGTCGATGTCGTCCAGGTGCTGCTGCAGCACCTGGTGCCGTCCGGCGCTCCCGTCGTCGAGCAGCACCGCGATCTGCTCGAGGCTCATCCCCGCGGCCTTGCTGCGCTGGATCACGGCGATGCGCACGACCTCGTCCTCGCCATATCGTCGCCGCCCGGCGGAGTCGCGGGGAGGGGTGAGAAGGCCTACCGACTCCCAGTGCCGCAACACGTTGGTCGGCAGATGGATGTCAGCCGTCGACCGCACTGACCCCGTGCAAAGGCATCTGATCCTTGAAAACTCGGGCAACGCGAGAAACTCGAGAACGAAGTTTGTTCACGCTGATTTATCCAATCTTGCTCGGCCTCTTAGATAGCTCTTTCGCGGGCCGCCAAGATGAAGGACTGCTGCCGCGTCTGCGTCCGGGTCGAAACTGATCTATCCCTGCAACTTCCAGTAGATGCCCCCCTGCGGTAGACCGTGTTGCGTTAGCCTCATCCGTTGTGACGGCGAGTGAAATCCACCCATCGTGGCCCAGATGTCGTACAGGACGGGGTGACTCCCGGCGTAGTACTCATGACCGAGGAATGAGAAGTCGACATCTGTTGCGTCGATGGCGTCGATGCCCTGCACCAGGGTGAGAGGGGGGCACGAACCCGCTCTCGGGCCGGCGAGGAGTTGCTGCGCCAGCCAGAGCGCGCGGTCTCGCTCGGAGACGTACATTGTCGCCTTTTTCGAGATAGGCACGATAGACGGTGCTGTTTGCTCGAAACGAGCCTTGGAAACGTCCGGCGCGGCGAGGGCGACGACTCCGAAGCGGATGTGGGCGAATCGAACTGTCGACACCATAGCCTCAACAGCTTCCGTGAGTAGTTGGTTGCCCATCGAGTGGACGATGAGATCGACGCGTTCGACGCCTGCTTTGGCGACGAGTGTGTCCAGGAACTCGACGAAGGACTGCTTGCTCTCTCGCGCCCGGTCGCCGTCGGCTGGGTACCGCAGGTATGCGGCGTGCGAAGGCCAGCTAAAGAACGCGGTAATTCCGGGAAGGTTGAGGTCCGCGTCTAGTTGTCCGGCACGGATTGCCGCTTCCTCGAAAGTTGTGTTGTACCCGTGCACGTAGACGAGAGCACGGCTTTCAGCTTTCTCGTGATCCAGAGCTCTGCGTAGGGCGATGGCAAATTCGTTGACCGTGTCGTTGGGCCGGATCTCTTCAAGGCTTAGTCGACCGTCTTGCACTCCCGGCTTCCACATCCTTTTCCACGCAGATGTGCCGGTGGAGCCGAACCGATGGGATGAAGGCACGCGAATGACACAGGCTCCGTAGTGCAGTTGATTCCCCCCGGGCGCGTGGTGAAATCCGATGTGTGCGCCGCCCTCCCGAGGGAGCCTGTTGGTACCAAACCAGACGGTGACAACTTTCGCGTCGTCGTCAATGCTTGCAAGACTGGCGCCCACTGTCCCAAGCGCCGCCGTTTGCCCGTCAACTTCGAGTGCGAACCCTGTCCCGACGCGAAGAGGTACGGGCGCGTCGAGCGCGACGGTTACGACGGGCGTAGAGCCGATAACCCCTATCGTTTCGTCCACTCCCACGACACGTCCTTGTACGGGGCCGCCATCGAACGCAAACCGCATAGTCCGATCTGTAGCGCCTAGTTCGAGCCACCACGCTTGATCGAGGTCGGGGACGCGCAAGGTTGCCGTGAACATCGTGCTTCGCGTGAGTGTGCCTGCGAGCGCGATGACGTCTCCGACTTTGATTCCTTGAGCTTGCGCCCCGCGCAAACTCAAGGCTGCGTAGTCGCGTCGACCAATCCTTCTTGACGGCCGCTCGACATCAGCGATGTCACAGATGAGTCGGTCGCCGGTGCCGAACACATCGACCGACATTCCCGCGTGGGCCTCAGCCAGCAGGAATCCGTATGCGGTAACCGTGTCGGCCTGTATCTCCAGCCCGGCCACAACCATCAGTGTGGATGACGGGTTAGGAGCGTCCGACATGTCCGCGGCCGATGTCACCGCTGCGACGACGCCCTCCATGGATCGTTGATCCCGTGGATCAGCGCGGACCACGCTGTAGAGGTCGCGGTCTATACCTGGGCGAGTGAGTTGCTCCGCGACAGACATCTCGATGAGCTCGTCAATATCGGGATCGCCGACGGCGACCACCGCGACGACGATGTGTCCTACGCCTGTTTGCCACGCCCGGTCCATCGCGTTGAGCGTGCGCGAAGTCGCCCCATCCCTGGGGTCGACCAATACGAGGCCAACCTCAGCGCTGTTCCGCAAACGGGCGTCGCTGTCGCCCTCAACTGCGAAGGGAACCTCTTCACCATGGAGAACGTAGAGTGCGCCTTCGCTCTCGATGCTTAGCGTCGACCGAGAACTCCACAGGATGAACGGAAGCCCGTCGAGACCTCGGACATAAATGGCGTCAGATTCGAACGCTGGCTGAACTGCACGCGCTAAAGCGAGGAGTACCTCACCCGCTTCACGATCCGAATCCGTGAGGACTCGTACACCTACCGTTCGTCGGCTCCGCCACGCCCCGCCGTCCACCATGATGCCCTCCCCGCCTGAACGCTCGTTCACCGACACCGTAGCGCGCTCGACGCCGGTGTTGCGCAATGCGCGTTCCAGGGCTTCTCCGGCCGGATCTGCACAAACAAACGCGCAGTGCTGTTGCCGCGATCTTAAGCACGCGACGCGGGCGGATATGAGGTTCCGGGCGGCGGACCGCCGGCCCGGTAACTGGAGCCGGCGTATCGCTGAGAAACCTGCGCCCGCGGCTGCCACGATCAATGCGCTGGTCTAGCTCGTCGCACACAGCCAACGTGTGACGCAGCACGCCTCCCCATCACACCGCTGCACTCCAAGACCGCAGTCCAGTCCTGCACGCGGACGGGACCAAACACTCGATGCACCCGCGTAGGCGCAGGCTCCCGGAATGGTCCGCGCCGGTTCGCCGCTACGCACTCTACCGAGAAGTGCCTCGCAAACGCCTGTCCTTATCGTCCAGCACGATGCGATCCGCGTACTCGAGTGCGTCCACGCGTTCTCCGCTCTGCTCAGCTACTACCTGACGACTGCATCGTAACGCAATGCGGACTAAAGTCCGTAACGAGGAACCCCTACTCGACGAAAGTCAGCGCTCCGACGGCCGTCGTCGTTTCATCCGCCGCGCATAGAGGGTGCATGACCATCCTGAACAAGACCCCATTCCCCCTCTTCCTCACCTACGAGGAGGTGGCCGCTTATCTGCCCGACGTTCCGCTCGACGAGACGCTCGACATCGGCGGTCATCGCATCCTCCCCATCCGCGCGCTGGCCCCTGACCTCGGATACGACGAGATTCACGAGGCCATCCACCTCACCGAGCGAGAGAACGCCGATGCCCTGCGCACCGGCGACGGCGAGCTTCGTTTCGAGTACGCCTGCACCCAGCTCGAAGTCATCCTCGCCCTGGCCGAAGAGCAGGGAGTCCGAGCGTGGGACGTGGTCGCCTACATCGCGCAGCAGGTCTTCCCGGAGCTCACCGTGCTGGACTCGACGAAGACGCCCGTCACCACCCTCGACGCACTCCCCCGCCACGACGGTGTCGACCAGCGTTCGTTCCACGGCATGTCGAACTTCCCGCTGAGCGTTGCGCCACCGGCGTGGTTCCCGAAGGGCGGGATGCCGAACGTGGTGTTCAGCGGAATGTAGAGCGCTCCCCGGCTCAGCGCTTAGATATCTTCTTCACGACATCCCAAAGCGACGAATTCTTCGTAGCAAAACCATTATTCACAAGCCAGGAGATGTCACGCTTAGCCACAAGCCCCTCGCCCTCTTCCGCCCACGAAGAAACGAGCGGGCGGAGAGACTTGACCGCTGATCCGGGGACCACTCCCACATAAGCCTTCAGGAGCAGGATTCCCAGAGCCAACTCTCCACGCTTGTTGTCCTGTGCCATCACCTTGACCATGGCACGGACCTCATCAGCGGCCTCGCGGCGAACGGGAAGAGCGAGGAAGACCTTCACCGCACGCTCTCGGGCGGGGATCGTCTTGGCTGTGCGGACTTTGTCTCCGGCCTCCTCGTAGACATCGAGGGGCTGGCCGGGCTCGCTGAGCGCGCGCAGGTCTCCTATATGTGCTTCTTTCTTCGCCAGGAGTCTCCAAGCCTGACCCCGCTGTATCTCGTCTGCGTTCTGGCCGAAACGGTGCCACGCATCCTGAGGCAGAGTCGTCACGCTAGGCAGCTTCTCGATGTCCGTGACTGGAGGAGCCGTCGACACCCAGGTTGCCCTGAGGGAACGAGCGATCTTTGGATCGCTCACCGCGGATAGGGCAACCACAGGTAGGTGGACGATAGCGATGCCGCCCGACAGCGCGCGATGATGCGCAGCTAGGATCACGCCGAGCGCAAGTTCCGGGCTGGCTTCGTCCCATGGCTGCTTCGAAAGCATGGCAGTAGCGATTCGCTCGGCAAATGCGGGCTTTTCGGATCCCAGGGACGCAACGATGACGTCCACTGCGGCCGCCTCTGCTTGCGCAGAGGCAACGGCCCCCAGATAGAGTTTTTCGCGCATGCCGTCGGTGGTATTTACGTCACTACCGAGGGAATCCAGGATGGCCAGCAGACGCAATTGGGTCTCGAACCGCGAGTCGGAATACTCATCCCAGTCAGTTTCAAGATCGCCGCGAATCAGCTCCACGACGCTTGAAAGGTCGAACTCGTCGGACGGAACGCTCGCGACCCTCTGAGCAGCGATGGCGCCGCCCTCGCGTACCGACTCGTTGTTACTGTCGGTGACGAGCTTGACGACAGCGTGAAGCGCATCATGCTTTGACGCCGCCGAAACCGTTTCGCTTCCGTCGAGCCTGTCGACCCATCGTGTTTTCGCACGCGTGGGAGATCGGAATATCGCGTCCATGAGGAGCGAGTTCGCTTCGCCTCCCTGGCCGCGCTCGATGTCTTGGTCGATCAGTGAATCGTGAAGGTCCAGGAAGCCCCTGTTGGTGTCTGCGCGGCGAAGGACGCGTAGAAGGTCCCGCCGAAGCGTCGAACCAAGCGCGAACTCCGCCCAGCCCGCGGTAATCTCCGCCGCGATCCCTCGGTACGCTTCACGCTGCTGCTCGTAGGCAGCCTTGTTCTCTGCGTCTTGTTCATCCGCGACTGTCTTCGCCGCCGCGGTCGCCGCTGTCGGCTCCACCGGCTCCGGAGCTGTTGCCGAGAGCGCTGCAGCGAGCTCCTTGATCTCATCGAAGGTCAGCTTCGCGTCGAGATCCTCGGAGAACTTGGTGAAGAACGCAGACGCCACATCGGGCTGCGCGACCGCGTGCCGCAGAACCGCTGGCAGCATGTCTGTACGGGCCCTCGGCCAGTCCTTGTCTCTGATCGAGTCTTGAAGAAACCAGATGACCTTTGCTACACCTTCGCCAGTCTGTGCCTGCGCAACGTCGAGAATCGTTCGCATCTCCCGGCCCCTGTAACCAACCGTTGCAGCCCTGCCATACCCCTGGAGGCTCTGAACGCTCATGCCGCTGATCGCTGTTGACACTCGCCCTTCCAGCAGGCGTGCGATGTCCGGTTCGACGGCAACAAGCTCGGCCGCAATCTCGCCCGCGAGAACAACGAGGCGGTCCGAGACGCCCTTCGATTCCTTCTCTGTCTGGTCGAGGAGGTAGCGAATCGCCTCTCCAAGGTCGCGGTCACTGGCCTGGTTCAACCCGTTGAGGAGATCCGCTCGAGGCATATCAGCGGCGGAGAGGAGCTCGTGATAGACGCCGGGATCGTCGAAGGCGAGAAGAGAGCCGTCGGAGTGCATCATGATCAGGTCTGCGCGAGGCTCGGGAACGTTTCGCTCCCTCAGCAGCCGCAGATAGCGTTCGAGGTTCTCCTCGAGTTGTTCCTTTACCTCATCCGCATCGTCTTCACCCACGACCTCGTCCAGCGCGGTATCGCGCTTGTCCTCACCGACGTACTGATTGACGAGCTCAAGAAGGGACGGGCGTGTGGGCTCGGCAGTGCCTGGGCGGTACAGGTATCGCATGAGGGCTGGCTCACGTTCGAGGTCAGCCGCCAGACGAGGAAACTCGGTTTGCAGGACGGTGAGAACCGCGATTTCCTCAGCCCGATCCAACCACTCGAAGTTCATGCCTTCGTAGATCCTGGCGTTTACCGCGAAGTCATTCAGCAATACCTTGGTGCGTCGAGGACTGGCAAGGTGCATCGGCGACAGGATGTTCACGACTCTGTCGAGCAGGTCGGCATCGTGAGATCGAAGCTGGCCCCACACCCCTCCTCGTTCTCGAACAAGCGAGGAGGCGAAGCGACGGAAGGTGTGTACGGGCTGCGGCGGGAGGGCCAACTGGAACTGGAAGATCTTGTCGAGGTACTCCCCGCTCGTGCGGTAATAAGGCGCCGCGTTGTCCCGAGGGGCGCTCTCTTTCAGCTGACTGGCAATGACTCCGGCGACTGCTTCGCGGTCAAACGCGACGACGAAGACACACTCCTTGTGTCCGAGGAAAGTGCGTAGACCTTCCAGGGTCGCCATCACGTCTGAAGGCGTACAGCGGTCGAGTTCATCGACGAAGATGACGAAGCGATGCTTCTTCTTGGTCTCAAGAATCTCTTCGAACAGCTTCCCGAACTGCGCCACGTGACTCGGCGTGGATTTCGACACTGTGACCTTCGAGAGCTCGATGATCGCCAGCGCGACGACAACGATGAGCGTGCCGCCCGCAGCCATGTTCGCGAAGCCACCGATGTTTTCGACGAAGAGGCTGAAGTATGTGCGCTTGACGCCCGAGAGAAGCTGCACACCGGTCCAGAGGGCCGGCAGGCCGAAGAACACGCCGAGGAGGACACCGATCAGGATGAAGAATCGTGCGCGTGGGCTCCACTTCCGGTCGGAAAGCGGTCCTTGCACGGAGGTCGTCGCTTGAAAGAGCTTGTCCGAGATCTTGACGTCCGCTTTCAGTTGCGCGGCGACCTCAGACAAGAAGTTCGTGCGAAACCCAGAGCCCGCGTTCTTCCATGCGTCGAAGGTGATGTGTTGAGTCTTGGTCGACTGCTTACCGAGTTCCTCACGCAACAAGGCGTTGAAACTGCTCTTTCCCGATCCCCAAGGGCCGAACAGGGCGATGTTCGCGTTACCGGGAGACGACACCGCTAGTTCCGCTGTTCGTCGGGCGAGCACTCGGTGGTGCAGCAGATCGTCTTTCTCG
Above is a window of Microbacterium aurugineum DNA encoding:
- a CDS encoding response regulator transcription factor, translating into MPVLVGIVEDHPAMLFGIVTILNRSGGIRVAASGATANEVARRARRLDVVLLDLALSDGSTPAENIRTLQCLAASILAYTSGDESQRLREAVRAGASGMIAKSDSLEVITASVRRAAQGQVVATTEWAAALDADRRFVAAHLSPRESEVLSLYASGETAEQVAQALFLSRETVLDHIRRIRAKYAAVDRAAPTKVDLFRRAVEDGLVLQPS
- the ccsB gene encoding c-type cytochrome biogenesis protein CcsB; translation: MLELNVISPVLLWTAIAIYAAAFVAYAFDLARRSQATADALTVREQVLVGASGGSVPASGEASGAVAAPQRFVMARIGTSLTVLGFLFQLAATVTRGIAAGRVPWANLYEFAMMGTLLIIAVYLVVLTRIDLRFLGTFITGLVVVLLGLGATNFYVDVSPLMDPLKSVWLVIHVFVASLATAFFALAFALSVIQLMQSRRERLVGEGATKTGPGFLRTFPNAVRLESLAYMFTIIGFILWTFTLIAGSIWAYYAWSRFWGFDVKETWTFVIWVLYAGYIHARATRGWRGNPSAWLAIVGFSAVIFNFTIVNVFFKGLHAYSGLS
- the resB gene encoding cytochrome c biogenesis protein ResB encodes the protein MTENKGAVNSDSSDPLRPSDHVDGDDTITQPRLGFVGWLRWGWRQLTSMRTALILLLVLAIAAIPGSIFPQRMADPNGVTQWERDNPDLFPVLDGLKMFDVYLSPWFSAIYLLLFASLVGCVIPRIKHHAKALRARPPRTPARLQRLEDYRAVTRDPSADSGTKTGDADAEAAASIEVATRQLKALGYRVERYDRGRTFSVSAERGYWRETGNLLFHLALVGVLVTVGIGGGFSYTGQRVLVEGETFANTLLDYDSMNRGRFVGDDAFAPYSMRLDSFDVTYQPFGEPGSGQAGDFSANVTVQENGEERTGAVKVNEPLAVADDDVFLLGNGYAPTVTVRDPEGKVVFTGSTPFLPQDTSMTSLGVLKVPDGLAEQVGLVGFFYPTTGVLDTGAFFSAYGDLTNPTLTLDVYTGDLGINEGVPRSVYVLDTTGMTKLTGRTTDVESIELTPGQTAQLPNGLGSVTFEDDSPAGATDASQSVKRFASLQIHRDESGVWVLGFALLALGGLMIALFVPRRRVWVKATARDGEIALEYAALARGEDPTLAAAVDDLVAGHTRLLDAAGGTTARSPIDDTADESAEPETPAPETRKVD
- a CDS encoding cytochrome c biogenesis CcdA family protein, which produces MNPDAIIGSGALWLAIPVAMLAGLVSFLSPCVLPLVPGYLGFLGGAVAPRSSTVAGAEAQTTTQATATRGRLVMGVLLFILGFTIVFIAYTVLGGTVGVFLLQWGDLITRILGVVIIGMGLVFLGLFGFAQKEFRFHVDSRAGIVGAPLLGIALGIGWAPCMGPTLAAIIALSFNAGDPVRAGFLGLAYSLGLGIPFLLVALGFGWATKAVGFLRRHIRTVNVIGGVMLIVLGVLMATGLWTEIMSRLMAVIGSVILPL
- a CDS encoding TlpA family protein disulfide reductase gives rise to the protein MPSDSTVRPIRSGRSSRTRRSRRAVGAALAAVLAIGLSACAPDPVSESFLNGENTGYVAADGAIVEIPAADRGEPVEFGGVTETGEKFDSADVAGQVTVVNFWYAGCAPCRLEAADLEAVWQKFADEDVSFVGINTRDQADTAVAFAEEYGITYPSLIDVDTAEAKLAFAKVVPIAATPTTLVLDKQGRVAAKIIGPIDGPSILSTLVKDALAEDS
- a CDS encoding MerR family transcriptional regulator, whose protein sequence is MRSTADIHLPTNVLRHWESVGLLTPPRDSAGRRRYGEDEVVRIAVIQRSKAAGMSLEQIAVLLDDGSAGRHQVLQQHLDDIDRRMEEMRRSREMTEHAMGCRAHDIATCPRFRAGVDDVLARF
- a CDS encoding alpha/beta hydrolase, which gives rise to MRNTGVERATVSVNERSGGEGIMVDGGAWRSRRTVGVRVLTDSDREAGEVLLALARAVQPAFESDAIYVRGLDGLPFILWSSRSTLSIESEGALYVLHGEEVPFAVEGDSDARLRNSAEVGLVLVDPRDGATSRTLNAMDRAWQTGVGHIVVAVVAVGDPDIDELIEMSVAEQLTRPGIDRDLYSVVRADPRDQRSMEGVVAAVTSAADMSDAPNPSSTLMVVAGLEIQADTVTAYGFLLAEAHAGMSVDVFGTGDRLICDIADVERPSRRIGRRDYAALSLRGAQAQGIKVGDVIALAGTLTRSTMFTATLRVPDLDQAWWLELGATDRTMRFAFDGGPVQGRVVGVDETIGVIGSTPVVTVALDAPVPLRVGTGFALEVDGQTAALGTVGASLASIDDDAKVVTVWFGTNRLPREGGAHIGFHHAPGGNQLHYGACVIRVPSSHRFGSTGTSAWKRMWKPGVQDGRLSLEEIRPNDTVNEFAIALRRALDHEKAESRALVYVHGYNTTFEEAAIRAGQLDADLNLPGITAFFSWPSHAAYLRYPADGDRARESKQSFVEFLDTLVAKAGVERVDLIVHSMGNQLLTEAVEAMVSTVRFAHIRFGVVALAAPDVSKARFEQTAPSIVPISKKATMYVSERDRALWLAQQLLAGPRAGSCPPLTLVQGIDAIDATDVDFSFLGHEYYAGSHPVLYDIWATMGGFHSPSQRMRLTQHGLPQGGIYWKLQG